One genomic segment of Amycolatopsis granulosa includes these proteins:
- a CDS encoding helix-turn-helix domain-containing protein translates to MANERLRDALLSRGLTPDELAERIAVDPKTVERWITKGRTPYAKSRHKIAAILQESESYLWPDALSEVKASEVSNSEIVKVYAHRNSVPADLWDKLLAQATTYVDMLVYVGMFMTEKPGLLELLRSKAKAGARIRLLFGDRDAPAVIQRSTDEGIGPHTISAKIDHALAYFRKLDGVSGIEIRTHGTVLYNSIFRFDDEMIVNPHVYGKMAAHAPALHLRRLSAGDLFTTYADSFTAVWEHAQPHKWED, encoded by the coding sequence ATGGCCAATGAGCGTTTGCGTGACGCCCTGCTGTCGCGGGGCCTCACCCCGGACGAGCTCGCCGAGCGTATCGCAGTGGACCCGAAGACGGTCGAGCGCTGGATCACCAAGGGCCGCACGCCCTACGCGAAGTCGCGACACAAGATCGCCGCAATCTTGCAGGAGAGCGAGAGCTACCTGTGGCCGGACGCGCTGTCCGAGGTCAAGGCCAGCGAGGTCAGCAACTCCGAAATCGTGAAGGTCTACGCCCACCGCAACTCGGTGCCGGCCGACCTGTGGGACAAGCTGCTGGCGCAAGCCACGACGTACGTGGACATGCTGGTCTACGTCGGCATGTTCATGACCGAGAAACCCGGCCTGCTGGAGCTGCTGCGAAGCAAGGCCAAGGCAGGGGCGCGAATCCGGCTGCTGTTCGGCGACCGGGACGCCCCGGCTGTGATCCAGCGCAGCACCGACGAGGGCATCGGACCGCACACGATCTCGGCGAAGATCGACCACGCGCTGGCCTACTTCCGCAAGCTCGACGGCGTGTCCGGGATCGAGATCCGCACCCACGGAACGGTGCTCTACAACAGCATCTTCCGGTTCGACGACGAGATGATCGTCAACCCGCACGTCTACGGCAAGATGGCCGCCCACGCCCCCGCGCTGCACCTGCGGCGGTTGTCGGCGGGCGACCTGTTCACCACCTACGCGGACAGCTTCACCGCCGTGTGGGAGCACGCTCAACCGCACAAGTGGGAGGACTGA